A genomic segment from Pseudomonas mendocina encodes:
- the rarD gene encoding EamA family transporter RarD has product MATANPQRGYILGLTAYIIWGLFPIYFKAVQHIPSLEIIVHRAVWSALFGAILLMLWKHPGWWRELREHPKRLAVLAGCGLLIASNWLVYVWAVNNERMLEASLGYYINPLVNVLLGLLILGERLRRLQWVAVGLAAIGVAQQVWQVGSLPWVSLVLALTFGFYGLIRKKAPVAALPGLVVETWLLLPVALAWLALHPAAMSSQPEFWSSSQWLWLAAAGPITLVPLVCFNAAARHLPYTTLGFLQYIAPTLVMLQAIFLFGEHFDPAKLVAFAFIWAGLAVYSLDIWLSLRKRPTE; this is encoded by the coding sequence ATGGCCACCGCCAACCCGCAACGCGGGTACATACTGGGCCTTACCGCCTACATCATCTGGGGCCTGTTCCCCATCTACTTCAAAGCCGTCCAGCACATTCCGTCGCTGGAGATCATTGTCCACCGCGCGGTCTGGTCGGCACTGTTCGGCGCGATCCTGCTGATGCTGTGGAAGCATCCTGGCTGGTGGCGCGAGTTGCGCGAGCACCCCAAGCGCCTGGCGGTGCTGGCCGGCTGCGGCCTGCTGATCGCCAGCAACTGGCTGGTGTACGTATGGGCGGTGAACAACGAGCGCATGCTGGAAGCCAGCCTGGGTTACTACATCAACCCACTGGTCAACGTATTGCTCGGGCTGTTGATCCTCGGTGAGCGACTGCGCCGCCTGCAGTGGGTCGCCGTGGGACTGGCCGCCATTGGCGTGGCGCAGCAGGTCTGGCAGGTGGGCAGCCTGCCCTGGGTCTCGCTGGTGCTGGCACTGACCTTTGGTTTCTATGGGCTGATCCGCAAGAAAGCGCCCGTCGCTGCACTGCCCGGTCTGGTGGTGGAAACCTGGTTGCTGTTGCCGGTGGCACTGGCCTGGCTGGCCCTGCACCCCGCAGCGATGAGCAGCCAGCCCGAGTTCTGGAGCAGCTCGCAGTGGCTCTGGCTGGCCGCAGCCGGGCCCATCACGCTGGTACCACTGGTGTGCTTCAACGCCGCGGCGCGCCATCTGCCCTACACCACGCTGGGCTTCCTGCAGTACATCGCTCCCACCCTGGTGATGCTGCAGGCGATCTTCCTGTTCGGCGAACATTTCGATCCGGCCAAGCTCGTGGCCTTCGCCTTCATCTGGGCAGGCCTGGCGGTTTACAGCCTGGACATCTGGCTGAGCCTGCGCAAACGCCCGACCGAGTGA
- a CDS encoding ComF family protein: MPPFDLIALRRLPWLRPRRHCPLCDETSDHPTHNICTACEAELPWLGPHCRICAVPLSAQGMICGACQKKPPSFSRVEAPWRYAFPVDNLITRFKHQGQWPYGRLLAELLAEHLVHAYDEGLPRPQALLPVPLARRRQRQRGFNQAQMLADWLGASLKLPVQSDWLQRRVDTPAQQGLDAATRKRNLRQAFSLQVQAAIAGAHLALIDDVLTTGATADMLAQLLRRAGALRVDVYCLARTPRPGDG; this comes from the coding sequence ATGCCCCCGTTCGACCTCATCGCGCTGCGACGCCTGCCCTGGCTCCGGCCACGACGCCATTGCCCGCTCTGCGATGAAACCTCCGACCACCCCACCCACAACATCTGCACCGCCTGCGAAGCCGAGCTGCCGTGGCTCGGGCCACACTGCCGGATCTGCGCGGTGCCGCTGTCGGCTCAGGGCATGATCTGCGGCGCATGCCAGAAGAAACCACCGAGTTTCAGCCGCGTGGAAGCGCCCTGGCGCTATGCCTTCCCGGTCGACAACCTGATCACCCGCTTCAAGCACCAGGGGCAATGGCCCTACGGTCGTCTGCTCGCTGAGCTGCTGGCCGAACACCTGGTCCACGCCTATGACGAAGGCCTGCCTCGCCCACAGGCGCTGCTGCCGGTACCTCTGGCACGCAGACGACAACGGCAGCGCGGCTTCAACCAGGCGCAGATGCTGGCCGACTGGCTTGGCGCCAGCCTGAAGCTGCCGGTACAAAGTGACTGGCTGCAGCGCCGCGTCGACACACCTGCCCAGCAAGGCCTGGATGCCGCCACACGCAAACGTAATCTGCGCCAGGCGTTCAGCCTGCAAGTGCAGGCCGCAATTGCCGGTGCCCACCTGGCGCTGATCGACGACGTACTCACCACCGGCGCCACCGCTGACATGCTCGCCCAGCTACTGCGCCGCGCCGGTGCCCTGCGCGTCGATGTCTATTGCCTGGCTCGCACGCCGCGGCCGGGCGATGGCTGA
- a CDS encoding glycine cleavage system protein R yields the protein MDHLVLTVIAEDQPGLVERLAGCVAKHGGNWLESRMARMAGQFAGIVRVDVPAEAHGGLIKELEALGTQGIRVQLAASGSEPGGRFAAIRLELVGNDRPGIVRDITRVLAEQGVNLESLLTEVAPAPMSGELLFTAEALLAVPETLPLEQLQARLETLADDLMVELNLRAED from the coding sequence ATGGATCATCTGGTACTGACGGTGATTGCCGAGGACCAACCGGGCCTGGTAGAGCGCCTCGCCGGCTGCGTGGCGAAACATGGCGGCAACTGGCTGGAGAGTCGCATGGCGCGCATGGCCGGGCAGTTTGCCGGGATCGTGCGGGTGGATGTACCGGCCGAGGCCCACGGCGGTTTGATCAAGGAGCTCGAAGCGCTCGGTACTCAGGGTATTCGCGTGCAGTTGGCGGCGAGTGGTAGCGAACCAGGCGGGCGTTTCGCCGCCATTCGCCTGGAGCTGGTCGGCAACGACCGGCCCGGTATCGTGCGTGACATCACCCGCGTGTTGGCCGAGCAGGGCGTCAACCTGGAGAGCCTGCTCACCGAGGTGGCACCAGCACCGATGAGCGGCGAGCTGTTGTTCACCGCCGAGGCGCTGCTGGCCGTGCCGGAGACCCTGCCCCTGGAGCAATTGCAGGCGCGCCTGGAGACCCTGGCCGACGACCTGATGGTGGAGCTGAATCTGCGCGCCGAGGATTGA
- the bioB gene encoding biotin synthase BioB translates to MSATAQITTRHDWSLAEVRALFEQPFNDLLFQAQSVHRQHFDPNRVQVSTLLSIKTGACPEDCKYCPQSGHYNTGLDKEKLMEVQKVLEAAAEAKAIGSTRFCMGAAWKHPSAKDMPYVLEMVKGVKKLGLETCMTLGRLDQEQTQALADAGLDYYNHNLDTSPEFYGNIITTRTYGERLQTLAYVREAGMKICSGGILGMGESVDDRAGLLIQLANLPEHPESVPINMLVKVKGTPLAEEKDVDPFDFIRTLAVARIMMPKSHVRLSAGREQMNEQMQALAFMAGANSIFYGEKLLTTANPQADKDMALFKRLGIKPEEREEHADEVHQAAIEQALVEQRDSKLFYNAASA, encoded by the coding sequence ATGAGCGCAACCGCCCAAATCACCACCCGCCACGACTGGAGCCTCGCCGAGGTTCGCGCGCTGTTCGAGCAGCCATTCAACGACCTGTTGTTCCAGGCGCAGAGCGTCCATCGTCAGCACTTCGACCCCAACCGCGTGCAGGTCTCGACGCTGTTGTCGATCAAGACCGGCGCCTGCCCGGAAGACTGCAAGTACTGCCCGCAGTCCGGCCACTACAACACCGGCCTGGACAAGGAAAAGCTGATGGAGGTGCAGAAGGTGCTGGAGGCGGCCGCCGAGGCCAAGGCCATCGGCTCCACGCGCTTCTGCATGGGCGCGGCGTGGAAACACCCGTCGGCCAAGGACATGCCCTACGTGCTGGAGATGGTCAAAGGCGTGAAGAAGCTCGGCCTGGAAACCTGCATGACCCTCGGCCGTTTGGATCAGGAGCAGACCCAGGCGCTGGCCGATGCCGGCCTGGACTACTACAACCACAACCTCGATACCTCGCCGGAGTTCTACGGCAACATCATCACCACCCGTACCTACGGCGAGCGCCTGCAGACCCTGGCCTACGTGCGTGAAGCGGGGATGAAGATCTGCTCGGGCGGCATCCTCGGCATGGGCGAGTCGGTGGATGATCGCGCCGGGTTGCTGATCCAGTTGGCCAACCTGCCGGAGCATCCGGAGAGCGTGCCGATCAACATGCTGGTCAAGGTCAAGGGCACGCCATTGGCCGAGGAGAAGGATGTCGACCCGTTCGACTTCATCCGTACCCTGGCCGTAGCGCGGATCATGATGCCGAAATCCCACGTGCGCCTGTCCGCCGGCCGCGAGCAGATGAACGAGCAGATGCAGGCCCTGGCCTTCATGGCGGGCGCCAACTCGATCTTCTATGGCGAGAAGCTGCTGACCACCGCCAACCCGCAGGCGGACAAGGACATGGCCCTGTTCAAGCGCCTCGGCATCAAGCCGGAAGAGCGCGAAGAGCATGCCGACGAGGTGCATCAGGCGGCCATCGAGCAGGCGCTGGTCGAGCAGCGTGACTCCAAGCTGTTCTACAACGCCGCTTCGGCCTGA
- a CDS encoding TOBE domain-containing protein, which produces MSQLDPLAQLLSRRPKRLALLEQIAEQGSITRAAKAAGLSYKAAWDAIDELNNLSEQPLVSRSVGGKGGGGACLTPAGERLLALQRRLQALQMQLLQAAGDDADLELLGRLMLRTSARNQLTGRVQAIHARGHNDLVDIELPGGSHLQALITHDSTENLQLNEGSNVVALIKAGWLELQTLNQPVDPDRNALEGHIERILPGNDGPSEVRVSLANGQTLCASVEPAQLATLGVAVGDPVRAQFAASQVLLGTQL; this is translated from the coding sequence ATGTCGCAGCTCGATCCCCTCGCCCAACTGCTCAGCCGCCGCCCGAAACGCCTGGCGCTGCTCGAACAGATCGCCGAACAAGGCTCCATCACCCGCGCCGCCAAGGCCGCCGGGCTGAGCTACAAGGCCGCCTGGGATGCCATCGACGAGCTGAACAACCTGTCCGAACAGCCCCTGGTCAGCCGCAGCGTTGGCGGCAAGGGCGGCGGCGGCGCGTGCCTGACGCCAGCGGGTGAACGCCTGCTGGCTCTGCAGCGACGTCTGCAGGCGCTGCAGATGCAATTGCTACAGGCAGCCGGTGACGATGCCGACCTGGAGCTGCTCGGCCGCCTGATGCTGCGCACCAGCGCACGCAATCAACTGACCGGCCGTGTACAGGCGATTCATGCGCGCGGACATAACGACCTGGTCGATATCGAGCTGCCCGGCGGCAGCCACCTGCAGGCGCTTATCACCCATGACAGCACGGAAAACCTGCAACTGAACGAAGGCAGCAACGTGGTCGCACTGATCAAGGCCGGCTGGCTGGAGCTACAAACGCTGAACCAGCCGGTCGATCCCGACCGCAATGCGCTCGAAGGCCATATCGAGCGCATTCTGCCGGGCAACGACGGCCCGAGCGAAGTGCGTGTAAGCCTGGCCAACGGCCAGACGCTGTGTGCCTCGGTCGAGCCAGCGCAACTGGCGACGCTGGGTGTTGCCGTCGGCGATCCGGTGCGCGCGCAGTTCGCCGCCAGTCAGGTGCTACTCGGCACCCAGCTGTAA
- the bioC gene encoding malonyl-ACP O-methyltransferase BioC, whose amino-acid sequence MSELRVTPHEFPDAHGAPRGPDKRQVAASFSRAAGSYDSVAELQRNVGAQLLARLPTSLLPRRWLDLGCGTGHFTRALAERYARGEGLALDIAEGMLRHARPQGGAAHFIAGDAEALPLQDASVDLLFSSLALQWCGDLPQVLSEAQRVLRPGGVLAFSSLCVGTLQELRDSWLAVDGFVHVNRFRRFEDYQQICAASALQPLTLLRQAEVLHFPDLRNLTASLKDLGAHNLNPGRPSGLTGRSRIRALIQAYERFRQPLGLPATYQVVYGVLQKPV is encoded by the coding sequence ATGTCTGAGCTGCGTGTGACGCCTCATGAGTTCCCTGATGCGCACGGCGCACCCCGCGGTCCGGATAAACGTCAGGTCGCCGCATCGTTCTCCCGCGCAGCAGGCAGCTACGACTCGGTGGCCGAATTGCAGCGCAATGTCGGTGCACAGTTGCTGGCGCGTTTGCCAACTTCGCTGCTGCCACGTCGCTGGCTCGATCTGGGCTGCGGCACGGGCCATTTCACCCGTGCCCTCGCCGAGCGTTATGCGCGGGGCGAAGGGCTGGCGTTGGATATCGCAGAGGGTATGTTGCGTCATGCCAGGCCGCAGGGCGGTGCTGCGCATTTCATCGCTGGCGACGCCGAGGCCCTGCCACTGCAGGACGCCAGTGTCGACTTGCTGTTCTCCAGCCTGGCGCTGCAATGGTGCGGCGATCTTCCGCAGGTGCTGAGCGAGGCGCAGCGGGTGTTGCGCCCTGGTGGTGTGCTGGCGTTTTCCAGCCTGTGTGTGGGTACCCTGCAGGAGCTGCGTGACAGCTGGCTGGCGGTCGACGGCTTCGTCCACGTCAATCGCTTTCGTCGTTTCGAGGATTATCAGCAGATCTGCGCGGCCAGCGCTTTGCAGCCGCTGACCTTGCTGCGTCAGGCCGAAGTGCTGCATTTCCCTGACCTGCGCAACCTGACTGCTTCGCTCAAGGACCTCGGTGCGCACAACCTGAATCCGGGGCGGCCGAGTGGCTTGACCGGGCGCTCGCGCATTCGCGCACTGATCCAGGCCTACGAGCGCTTTCGTCAGCCTCTGGGCCTGCCTGCGACCTATCAGGTCGTCTACGGCGTGCTGCAGAAACCGGTTTAA
- a CDS encoding GNAT family N-acetyltransferase has protein sequence MTVSAATIADLVDLTRLFADYLRFYQVPRADADIATFLRMRLERGDSQLFIARDGQGAAQGFVQLYPFVSSLALEPAWLLSDLYVDESARRCGVGEALMNAARAHAEATGACGLQLETAKTNLAGQGLYERLGYVRDEQFFTYWLSLRG, from the coding sequence ATGACGGTTTCCGCTGCCACTATTGCCGATCTTGTCGATCTCACCCGTCTGTTCGCAGACTATCTGCGCTTTTATCAGGTGCCGCGGGCTGACGCGGATATCGCCACCTTCCTTCGTATGCGCCTCGAGCGCGGTGATTCGCAGTTGTTCATCGCCCGTGACGGGCAGGGCGCTGCGCAGGGCTTCGTGCAGCTTTATCCCTTTGTCTCCTCATTGGCGCTGGAACCGGCCTGGTTACTCAGCGATCTGTATGTCGACGAAAGCGCGCGCCGTTGCGGCGTTGGCGAGGCGTTGATGAATGCTGCGCGCGCCCATGCCGAGGCGACCGGTGCCTGCGGCCTGCAGTTGGAGACGGCGAAGACCAACCTGGCCGGCCAGGGCCTGTATGAGCGGCTCGGTTATGTGCGTGACGAACAGTTCTTCACCTACTGGCTGTCGCTGCGTGGCTGA
- a CDS encoding alpha/beta fold hydrolase: MRETLILLPGWGLDGAVLQPLADALGYELSVQVPALPRLGSAATADWLDELDTRLPHDCWLAGWSLGGMLATALAARRGERCRGLITLASNACFVASDSWPTAMPAQTYAAFYESCQENPGATLKRFAMLCAQGGADARGLSRQLQRHLSSSDESALLAGLRLLASLDSRAALAAYSGPQLHLLAEQDALVPAAAGDALLALLPAGEVDVLEECGHAFVREQADALATLMLDFIREASDV, encoded by the coding sequence ATGCGTGAGACGCTGATTCTATTGCCGGGCTGGGGCCTTGATGGCGCCGTGCTGCAACCATTGGCGGACGCGCTGGGATACGAGCTGAGCGTGCAAGTGCCGGCCCTGCCGCGGTTAGGCAGCGCTGCCACCGCCGACTGGCTCGACGAACTGGACACACGCCTGCCGCATGATTGCTGGCTGGCCGGCTGGTCGCTCGGCGGCATGCTCGCCACTGCACTGGCGGCTCGCCGAGGCGAGCGCTGTCGCGGCCTGATCACCCTGGCCAGCAATGCCTGTTTCGTCGCCAGCGATAGCTGGCCGACGGCCATGCCGGCACAGACCTACGCAGCCTTCTATGAGAGCTGCCAGGAGAACCCCGGAGCTACGCTCAAACGTTTCGCCATGCTCTGTGCCCAGGGTGGCGCTGACGCGCGCGGCCTGTCGCGGCAGTTGCAACGCCATCTGTCGAGCAGCGACGAGTCCGCTCTGCTGGCCGGGCTACGCCTGCTGGCGAGCTTGGACAGTCGCGCTGCGCTGGCGGCATACAGCGGGCCGCAATTGCATCTACTGGCCGAGCAGGATGCGCTGGTGCCAGCGGCGGCAGGCGACGCACTGCTGGCACTGTTGCCTGCGGGTGAGGTGGACGTGCTGGAAGAATGCGGCCATGCCTTTGTGCGCGAGCAGGCAGATGCCCTGGCGACCTTGATGCTCGATTTCATCCGTGAGGCCAGTGATGTCTGA
- the bioF gene encoding 8-amino-7-oxononanoate synthase has protein sequence MSFDLATRLAERQAADLFRQRPLLQTPQGPLVEADGRQLLAFCSNDYLGLANHPEVIRALQQGAEKWGVGGGASHLVIGHSTPHHELEEALAAFTGRPRALLFSTGYMANLAVVTALVGQGDSVLEDRLNHASLLDAGLLSGARFSRYLHNDAASLASRLHKAAGNCLVVTDGVFSMDGDLADLPALCAEARAAQAWVMVDDAHGFGPLGATGGGIVEHFGLGLDDVQVLVGTLGKAFGTAGAFVAGSEALIETLIQFARPYIYTTSQPPAVACATLKSLELLRSEHWRREHLARLIGRFRQGAAEIGLSLMDSPTPIQPILVGDSARALKLSALLKDRGLLVGAIRPPTVPAGSARLRVTLSAAHSDAQLEHLLDALAECWPQVQTDA, from the coding sequence ATGAGCTTTGATCTTGCTACGCGCCTGGCTGAGCGCCAGGCCGCCGATCTGTTCCGCCAGCGTCCGCTGCTGCAGACTCCGCAGGGCCCGCTGGTGGAGGCGGACGGTCGGCAGTTGCTAGCCTTCTGCTCCAATGACTATCTCGGCCTGGCCAATCATCCCGAGGTGATTCGCGCACTGCAGCAGGGTGCGGAAAAATGGGGTGTCGGTGGCGGCGCCTCGCACCTGGTGATCGGCCACAGCACACCGCACCATGAGCTTGAAGAGGCGCTGGCCGCGTTCACCGGAAGGCCGCGTGCGCTGCTGTTCTCCACCGGTTATATGGCCAATCTGGCCGTGGTCACTGCGCTGGTGGGGCAGGGCGATAGCGTGCTGGAGGATCGCCTCAATCATGCCTCGCTGCTCGATGCCGGCCTGCTCTCGGGGGCGCGATTCTCCCGCTACCTGCACAACGATGCGGCAAGCCTGGCCAGTCGTCTGCACAAGGCCGCCGGCAACTGCCTGGTGGTGACCGATGGCGTGTTCAGCATGGACGGCGATCTGGCCGACCTTCCTGCATTGTGCGCCGAGGCGCGTGCGGCCCAGGCCTGGGTGATGGTCGACGATGCCCATGGCTTCGGCCCGCTGGGGGCGACGGGGGGCGGTATCGTCGAGCACTTCGGTCTGGGCCTGGATGACGTGCAGGTGCTGGTCGGCACCCTGGGCAAGGCCTTCGGTACGGCAGGGGCTTTCGTTGCCGGCAGTGAGGCGTTGATCGAGACGCTGATCCAGTTCGCCCGCCCCTACATCTACACCACCAGCCAGCCGCCGGCGGTGGCCTGCGCGACGCTGAAAAGCCTGGAACTACTTCGCAGCGAACACTGGCGGCGCGAGCATCTGGCTCGCTTGATCGGGCGTTTTCGTCAGGGGGCCGCCGAGATCGGTTTGAGCCTGATGGACAGCCCGACGCCGATTCAACCGATTCTGGTCGGTGACAGTGCTCGCGCCCTCAAGCTGTCTGCCCTGCTCAAGGATCGCGGCCTGCTGGTCGGTGCCATCCGTCCGCCGACCGTACCGGCGGGCAGTGCCCGCTTGCGCGTAACCCTGTCCGCTGCGCACAGCGATGCACAGCTTGAACACTTGCTCGACGCGTTGGCCGAGTGCTGGCCGCAGGTACAGACCGATGCGTGA
- a CDS encoding serine/threonine protein kinase: MSHPFSTLTPDLVLDAVESLGYLSDARVLALNSYENRVYQVGIEGETPLIAKFYRPDRWSDAAIREEHGFSFELAEHEVPVVAPLARDGETLFEHGGFRFALFPRRGGRAPEPGNLDQLYRLGQLLGRMHAIGASRPFVHRETLGVDNFGHAALASLLDGGFVPRSLLPAYESVARDLLARLDELFSRVRYQPIRLHGDCHPGNLLCRDDAFHMVDLDDCRMGPAMQDLWMMLAGERHERLGQLAELVDGYQEFHDFAARELPLIEGLRALRLMHHSAWIAKRWDDPAFPLAFPWFAGERYWGDQILALREQIAALNEEPLRLF, encoded by the coding sequence ATGAGCCATCCCTTTTCCACCCTCACGCCGGATCTGGTGCTCGACGCCGTGGAGAGCCTTGGCTATCTCAGCGACGCGCGCGTATTGGCGCTCAACAGCTACGAGAACCGTGTCTATCAGGTGGGTATCGAGGGCGAGACGCCGCTGATCGCCAAGTTCTATCGCCCGGACCGCTGGAGCGATGCGGCGATCCGCGAGGAACATGGCTTCAGCTTCGAACTGGCCGAGCATGAAGTGCCGGTGGTAGCGCCACTGGCGCGCGATGGCGAGACACTGTTCGAGCACGGTGGCTTCCGTTTCGCCCTGTTCCCGCGTCGTGGCGGGCGCGCGCCGGAGCCGGGCAACCTCGATCAGCTCTATCGCCTCGGCCAGTTGCTCGGGCGCATGCATGCGATTGGCGCAAGCCGTCCCTTTGTCCATCGTGAGACCCTGGGTGTGGACAACTTCGGCCACGCTGCCCTGGCCTCACTGCTCGATGGCGGTTTCGTGCCACGCAGCCTGCTGCCGGCCTACGAATCGGTCGCGCGCGATCTGCTCGCCCGCCTCGACGAACTGTTCTCTCGCGTGCGCTACCAGCCGATACGCCTGCATGGCGACTGTCATCCCGGCAACCTGCTGTGCCGCGACGACGCCTTTCATATGGTCGACCTCGACGACTGCCGTATGGGGCCGGCCATGCAGGATCTGTGGATGATGCTGGCTGGCGAGCGCCACGAGCGCCTAGGCCAGCTTGCCGAGCTGGTCGATGGTTATCAGGAGTTCCATGACTTCGCCGCCCGTGAGCTGCCGCTGATAGAAGGTCTGCGCGCCCTGCGCCTGATGCATCACAGCGCCTGGATCGCCAAACGCTGGGACGACCCGGCCTTCCCCCTGGCCTTCCCCTGGTTCGCCGGCGAACGCTATTGGGGCGACCAGATTCTGGCCTTGCGCGAACAGATCGCCGCACTCAATGAAGAACCACTGCGGCTGTTCTGA
- the bioD gene encoding dethiobiotin synthase, with protein MAQAYFVTGTDTEVGKTTIAAGLLHAARLHGLSTAAAKPVASGCMRTAQGLRNDDALALLAQCSLPLRYEEVNPLAFEPAIAPHLAAREVGVELDVASLYQPVRSVLDKCAGFTLVEGAGGWRVPLAGEQTLSDLAIALGLPVILVVGVRLGCINHAVLSAEAIVRDGLQLAGWVANIVEPQTSRLEDNLATLAERLPAPCLGHVPRLVAARADAVSAYLDLERLPGW; from the coding sequence ATGGCCCAGGCCTACTTCGTGACCGGCACCGATACCGAGGTCGGCAAGACCACCATCGCCGCTGGCCTGCTGCATGCCGCGCGCCTGCATGGGCTGAGTACTGCGGCGGCCAAGCCGGTGGCTTCCGGTTGCATGAGGACGGCACAGGGGCTGCGCAATGACGACGCGCTGGCGCTGCTGGCGCAGTGCTCGCTGCCGCTGCGCTACGAGGAGGTCAACCCGCTGGCCTTCGAACCAGCCATCGCCCCTCACCTGGCGGCCCGCGAAGTTGGCGTCGAGCTGGATGTCGCCAGCCTCTACCAACCTGTGCGGAGCGTTCTGGACAAGTGCGCCGGTTTCACTCTCGTCGAGGGGGCGGGTGGCTGGCGTGTGCCGCTGGCAGGCGAGCAGACGCTCTCGGATCTGGCCATCGCGCTGGGTTTGCCGGTGATTCTGGTAGTCGGTGTGCGCCTGGGTTGCATCAACCACGCCGTGCTGAGCGCCGAAGCCATCGTCCGCGATGGTCTGCAATTGGCGGGTTGGGTGGCCAATATCGTCGAGCCGCAAACATCGCGACTGGAAGACAACTTGGCGACCCTCGCCGAACGCTTGCCGGCCCCATGCCTGGGACATGTGCCGCGGCTGGTGGCTGCTAGGGCCGATGCCGTATCGGCTTACCTCGATCTGGAACGATTACCTGGCTGGTAA